In the Oryzias latipes chromosome 23, ASM223467v1 genome, one interval contains:
- the lrrn3 gene encoding leucine-rich repeat neuronal protein 3, with the protein MKDVSFVDCLLIGLAMASFVVATEVRPYCPKLCVCEIRPWFSPSSVYMEVQTVDCNDLGLFSFPERFPLGTQVLLLQTNNIAKIDNPLDYLANITEIDLSQNNLSSISDIHLGNLSQLISLHMEENWLQRLPEQCLSNVANLQELYMNHNLISYISPMAFQGMSNLVRLHLNSNKLTVIQREWFEPMPNLEILMIGENPVLSIDDMNFKPLSNLRSLVLTRMNLSHLPEKALTGLDKLESISFYDNIFPEVPHSALKNVKNLKFLDLNKNPIARIQRGDFVDMLHLKELGINSMPELVSIDSFSLHNLPELTKIEATNNPKLSYIHPNAFYKLPRLETLMLNGNALSALHRITVESLPNLREVSMHSNPIRCDCVVRWMNMNKTNIRFMEPDSLYCVEPPEYEGQHVRQVHFREMMEICLPLISPESMPGHIKVENGSSVSLHCRAFAEPEPDIYWITPFGTKFLPNTVSDKFYMHPEGTFDIYDITENEAGVYTCVAHNLVGADMKSVSVDVNGYFPQATGGPFKVEVKSVGTHFILITWKASPGTLAPNIKWYTVSDAHHPVQVFTARVPSDIQTFNLSHLSPATQYKVCVDIRSFHYNHDNKCVNVTTKGLALAAKDKEKWHPKAITVIGVLLAAIVVCCLYIYASLRNHHLYRDVRKGDSKALLTPVETTSVHSSFFKKLWVSGKGLPSGVEVKATVIHVSDNAF; encoded by the coding sequence ATGAAGGACGTGTCATTTGTGGATTGTCTCTTAATCGGCTTGGCCATGGCCTCCTTTGTGGTAGCTACAGAGGTAAGGCCTTACTGCCCAAAACTCTGCGTCTGCGAAATCAGACCCTGGTTTTCTCCAAGCTCAGTGTACATGGAGGTGCAAACAGTTGACTGTAATGATTTGGGACTGTTTAGCTTTCCGGAAAGATTTCCACTGGGAACACAAGTACTATTGCTGCAAACTAACAACATTGCCAAGATTGACAATCCTTTGGATTACTTGGCCAACATTACAGAGATTGATTTGTCCCAAAATAACTTATCTTCCATCAGTGACATCCATCTGGGCAATCTTTCGCAGCTGATATCACTTCATATGGAGGAGAATTGGTTACAAAGGCTACCGGAGCAGTGCCTATCCAATGTGGCAAACCTTCAGGAGCTCTATATGAATCACAATCTCATCTCATACATTTCCCCGATGGCTTTTCAGGGCATGAGCAACCTTGTGCGACTCCACCTCAATTCTAACAAGTTGACAGTCATTCAGAGGGAATGGTTTGAACCAATGCCAAATCTGGAGATCCTAATGATCGGTGAAAATCCAGTTCTTTCTATTGACGATATGAACTTCAAACCTCTGAGCAACCTGCGCAGTCTTGTTCTAACCAGAATGAACCTTTCTCACCTTCCTGAAAAGGCTCTGACAGGCCTTGACAAGTTGGAGAGCATTTCCTTCTATGATAACATTTTTCCTGAGGTGCCTCATTCTGccctgaaaaatgtaaaaaatctaaAGTTTTTGGATCTGAATAAAAACCCCATCGCACGGATACAGAGGGGAGACTTTGTGGATATGCTTCATTTGAAAGAACTGGGGATAAATAGCATGCCAGAGCTGGTTTCCATTGACAGCTTTTCCCTCCATAACCTCCCTGAGCTGACCAAAATTGAAGCCACCAATAATCCCAAACTTTCTTACATCCATCCTAATGCGTTCTACAAGTTACCACGACTGGAAACCCTCATGTTAAATGGCAATGCTCTGAGTGCCCTCCACAGGATTACTGTTGAGTCTCTCCCCAATCTCAGAGAGGTCAGTATGCACAGCAACCCCATTCGCTGTGACTGTGTGGTTCGCTGGATGAATATGAACAAAACCAACATCCGTTTCATGGAGCCGGATTCACTGTATTGTGTGGAGCCCCCAGAGTATGAGGGCCAGCATGTTCGACAGGTGCACTTCAGGGAGATGATGGAGATTTGCCTGCCACTTATTTCACCAGAAAGTATGCCGGGACACATAAAAGTGGAGAATGGCAGCTCAGTGTCTCTCCATTGCCGGGCCTTTGCAGAACCAGAGCCAGACATCTACTGGATAACCCCGTTTGGTACCAAATTCCTGCCAAACACTGTTTCAGACAAGTTCTACATGCACCCGGAAGGAACATTTGACATCTACGACATAACCGAAAACGAGGCTGGTGTTTACACCTGTGTAGCACATAATTTGGTTGGAGCAGATATGAAATCTGTTTCTGTAGATGTGAATGGATATTTTCCCCAGGCCACAGGTGGACCTTTTAAGGTTGAGGTCAAATCAGTGGGGACACACTTCATTCTAATAACATGGAAGGCCAGCCCAGGTACACTGGCCCCAAACATCAAATGGTACACGGTATCCGACGCTCACCATCCCGTCCAAGTGTTTACTGCCCGGGTTCCTTCAGACATCCAGACGTTCAACCTCAGCCACCTCAGCCCCGCCACCCAGTATAAAGTATGTGTGGACATCCGCAGCTTTCACTACAACCATGACAACAAATGTGTCAATGTCACCACCAAGGGATTAGCGCTAGCAGCCAAGGACAAAGAAAAATGGCATCCAAAAGCAATCACTGTTATTGGAGTACTCTTGGCGGCAATCGTAGTTTGCTGCCTGTATATTTATGCATCTCTGCGGAACCATCACCTCTACCGGGACGTAAGGAAAGGCGACTCCAAAGCTTTGTTGACGCCTGTTGAAACTACCAGTGTGCActcttctttctttaaaaagctgTGGGTTTCGGGTAAGGGACTGCCAAGTGGTGTGGAAGTTAAAGCCACAGTTATTCATGTATCTGACAATGCATTTTAA